A region of Kribbella sp. NBC_01245 DNA encodes the following proteins:
- a CDS encoding MarR family winged helix-turn-helix transcriptional regulator has translation MATKSSADQLTAWRALYRADTLLFAQLDNTLRANADMSYFEREVLSELDLAGGRLRMAPLAERLMLSRSGTTRLVAKLEEKNGWVTRSASPDDRRATWAELTDDGKAALAKAAPIVDAVVAAFFADRLSPAELRRSANILNKLADANQGITMVECDV, from the coding sequence ATGGCCACCAAGTCGTCCGCGGACCAGTTGACCGCCTGGCGAGCGTTGTACCGCGCTGACACCCTGCTCTTCGCTCAGCTGGACAACACGCTGAGGGCGAACGCCGACATGTCCTATTTCGAGCGCGAGGTGCTGTCCGAGCTCGACCTGGCCGGCGGCCGGCTGCGAATGGCTCCACTGGCCGAGCGGCTGATGCTCTCCCGCAGCGGCACCACCCGATTGGTCGCGAAGCTCGAGGAGAAGAACGGCTGGGTCACCCGAAGCGCCTCCCCTGACGATCGCCGCGCCACCTGGGCAGAGCTGACCGACGACGGCAAGGCGGCCCTCGCGAAGGCGGCGCCGATCGTGGACGCAGTTGTCGCGGCCTTCTTCGCGGACCGCCTCAGCCCGGCCGAGCTGCGTCGCTCGGCCAATATCCTGAACAAGCTCGCCGATGCCAACCAAGGCATCACCATGGTCGAATGTGACGTCTGA
- a CDS encoding thiamine pyrophosphate-dependent enzyme encodes MPQLDDLFAQRVHALEPGSCELPAERLLALFDAQLASRHADLAARWLQSQGQGYYTIGSSGHEGNAAVAAALRPTDPALLHYRSGAFYLARAAQAGVTDGVRDILLGVAAATSEPISGGRHKVFGRHDLAVIPQTSTIASHLPRALGVAFSIARATKLGVPSPWPADALVVCSFGDASANHSTATGAINAALHASYQGLPIPLLLVCEDNGIGISVPTPADWIKHAYGQRPGLRYFEADGFDLAEALRVATEAAEFVRHARRPAFLRLRTVRLLGHAGSDVETAYRTPAELLADEERDPLLGTARLLIGSGACTADEVVRRYEAKRTEVMGIAADVLGSPQLDSAAAIAAPLAYPKDVQAPAPKARTAERMTLAQAVNRALAEGLAAYPEMMVFGEDVGRKGGVYGVTRGLQKKAGAARVFDTLLDEQSILGLALGAGVSGLLPVPEIQYLAYLHNAEDQLRGEAATLKFFSNGQYRNPMVVRIPGYGYQKGFGGHFHNDDAIGVLRDIPGIVIASPARPDDAAGMLTTCLATARAEGTVCVFLEPIALYHRRDLRTEGDEGWLAEYPAEQVPLGRGRTHGDGHDLTLVAFGNGLAMSLRVAEDLRQQRIGVRVLDLRWLAPLPVEDLLREASITGRVLVVDETRRSGGVSEGVLAALVDGGYTGRMARVTSDDSFIPLGAAANHVLLAESTVEGAALRLLAE; translated from the coding sequence ATGCCCCAACTCGACGACCTCTTCGCCCAGCGCGTCCACGCCCTCGAGCCCGGCAGCTGCGAGCTCCCGGCCGAGCGGTTGCTCGCGCTCTTCGACGCGCAACTCGCGAGCCGGCACGCGGATCTGGCGGCTCGCTGGCTGCAGTCACAAGGCCAGGGGTATTACACGATCGGCTCGTCCGGCCACGAGGGTAATGCCGCCGTCGCCGCCGCGCTGCGCCCGACCGATCCGGCCTTGCTGCATTACCGTTCAGGCGCGTTCTACCTGGCCCGCGCGGCCCAGGCCGGCGTCACCGACGGCGTTCGCGACATCCTGCTCGGCGTGGCCGCGGCGACCAGCGAGCCGATTTCCGGCGGCCGGCACAAGGTCTTCGGGCGGCACGACCTCGCGGTGATTCCGCAGACCTCCACCATCGCGTCCCATCTGCCGCGCGCCCTCGGCGTCGCCTTCTCGATCGCCCGCGCGACCAAACTCGGCGTACCGTCGCCCTGGCCTGCCGATGCGCTGGTGGTGTGCAGTTTCGGCGACGCCTCGGCCAACCACTCGACGGCCACCGGCGCGATCAACGCGGCCCTGCACGCGTCGTACCAAGGTCTGCCGATCCCCCTCCTCCTGGTGTGCGAGGACAACGGGATCGGGATCAGCGTGCCGACGCCGGCAGACTGGATCAAGCACGCCTACGGTCAACGCCCGGGCCTTCGCTACTTCGAGGCCGACGGCTTCGACCTTGCAGAGGCACTGCGAGTGGCAACCGAGGCGGCGGAGTTCGTACGGCATGCCCGGCGGCCGGCGTTCCTCCGCCTGCGGACCGTCCGCCTGCTCGGGCATGCCGGGTCCGACGTCGAAACCGCATACCGCACACCGGCCGAGCTCCTCGCGGACGAGGAACGCGACCCACTCCTCGGTACGGCGCGCCTGCTGATCGGTTCCGGCGCCTGCACGGCGGATGAGGTCGTACGGCGCTACGAAGCCAAACGTACCGAGGTGATGGGCATCGCCGCCGACGTTCTCGGTTCGCCACAGCTCGACTCGGCAGCAGCCATCGCGGCACCCCTCGCCTATCCGAAGGACGTGCAGGCGCCTGCCCCGAAGGCCCGTACCGCGGAGCGGATGACCCTCGCGCAGGCGGTCAATCGCGCGCTGGCGGAAGGCCTCGCGGCGTACCCGGAAATGATGGTCTTCGGCGAGGACGTCGGTCGCAAGGGTGGCGTGTACGGCGTAACGCGCGGGCTGCAGAAGAAGGCCGGCGCGGCACGGGTCTTCGACACGTTGCTGGACGAGCAATCGATCCTCGGCCTCGCGCTCGGCGCCGGGGTATCCGGCCTGCTGCCCGTGCCGGAGATCCAGTACCTGGCGTACTTGCACAACGCGGAGGACCAGCTTCGTGGCGAGGCGGCGACGCTCAAGTTCTTCTCGAACGGCCAGTACCGCAATCCGATGGTCGTGCGGATCCCGGGATACGGCTACCAGAAGGGGTTCGGCGGCCACTTCCACAACGACGACGCGATCGGCGTCCTGCGGGACATCCCGGGCATCGTGATCGCCTCACCGGCCCGGCCCGACGACGCCGCGGGCATGCTCACCACCTGCCTGGCGACCGCGCGGGCCGAGGGCACGGTGTGCGTATTCCTCGAGCCGATCGCGCTATACCACCGACGCGATCTGCGCACCGAGGGCGATGAAGGGTGGCTGGCGGAATACCCGGCCGAGCAGGTGCCGCTCGGGCGTGGGCGTACGCACGGAGACGGTCACGATCTCACGTTGGTGGCCTTCGGCAACGGTCTGGCGATGAGCTTGCGGGTGGCGGAGGACCTCCGCCAGCAGCGAATCGGCGTACGCGTGCTCGATCTGCGGTGGCTTGCGCCGTTGCCGGTGGAGGACTTGTTGCGGGAGGCAAGTATTACCGGACGCGTGCTCGTGGTTGACGAGACTCGGCGCTCTGGCGGGGTCTCCGAAGGCGTACTCGCGGCACTCGTCGACGGCGGCTATACGGGGCGGATGGCGCGCGTTACCAGCGACGACTCGTTCATCCCGCTGGGCGCTGCCGCCAACCACGTGTTGTTGGCGGAGTCGACCGTCGAGGGCGCCGCGTTGCGCCTACTCGCCGAATAG
- a CDS encoding J-domain-containing protein, which produces MTQRKPPGMSFETWTEQQLKHAERSGAFDDLEGAGKPIPGLGEPHDPDWWAKSLIKREGIPTEELLPEPLKLRREIEHLSETVKPLWKEQQVRDHVEGINKRVQDWIRFGTGPWVAVAQVDVEKVVAEWQEARETRRQQAETAAAALAAEPKRKTWWRRALFGE; this is translated from the coding sequence ATGACCCAGCGCAAACCGCCCGGGATGAGTTTCGAGACCTGGACCGAGCAGCAGCTCAAGCATGCCGAACGGTCTGGCGCCTTCGATGATCTGGAGGGCGCGGGCAAGCCGATTCCGGGCCTGGGCGAGCCACATGATCCCGACTGGTGGGCCAAGAGCCTCATCAAACGCGAGGGCATTCCGACCGAGGAACTGCTGCCCGAGCCGTTGAAGCTGCGCCGCGAGATCGAGCACCTTTCGGAGACGGTCAAACCGCTCTGGAAGGAACAGCAGGTCCGCGATCACGTCGAGGGCATCAACAAGCGGGTGCAGGACTGGATCAGGTTCGGCACCGGGCCGTGGGTCGCGGTCGCGCAGGTTGACGTGGAAAAGGTGGTCGCGGAGTGGCAAGAGGCCCGCGAGACCCGTCGGCAGCAGGCCGAGACCGCGGCGGCGGCGTTGGCGGCCGAGCCGAAACGCAAGACCTGGTGGCGCCGGGCGCTCTTCGGCGAGTAG
- a CDS encoding aldehyde dehydrogenase family protein — MTSILSVVAGQRIGDPVRTVPSTNPANTADVLGTIGLARPDDFVRAARAAKAAQAGWAALPAPQRGQVIANVGRLMTANKDRLAAIVTREIGKPLAEALGEVQEIIDTCDFFIGEGRRLYGQTVPSEMPDKQLFTFRRPVGAVAVISAGNFPVAVPSWYIVPALLCGNTVVWKPAEYSAVCSDAFYEIFAHAGVPDGVLNVVYADGPDTFAGLEQSLIAGLIDKVGFTGSSEVGTRIGELCGRHLQTACLELGGKNPMVITEDADLDLAVEGALFSGFGTAGQRCTSLGTVIVHESVHDEFVRRFSAAVASAAMGDPTQDVLFGPLLDEKFAAGFEKSLGWIAAHHQVIGTTGRVGADNPRAGFVGSPEAGLFYHPVVVDGVQPDDELFLNETFGPIVGITTYRTLDEAIALGNKPGYGLSSSIYTTDPNKAFRFAQGISAGMVSVNNSTSGAEAHLPFGGNGKSGNGSRQSGIWVLDQFTRWQSMNWDYSGKLQKAQMDTETVEADLAFRLA, encoded by the coding sequence GTGACCAGCATCCTGTCCGTCGTGGCCGGCCAGCGGATCGGCGATCCCGTCCGCACCGTGCCGTCGACCAATCCCGCCAACACCGCCGACGTGCTCGGCACCATCGGCCTCGCGCGCCCGGACGACTTCGTCCGCGCGGCTCGAGCGGCCAAGGCGGCACAGGCGGGCTGGGCGGCGCTGCCCGCACCCCAACGCGGCCAGGTAATAGCGAACGTCGGCCGCCTGATGACCGCCAACAAGGACCGCCTTGCCGCGATCGTCACGCGCGAGATCGGCAAACCGCTGGCCGAAGCGCTCGGCGAGGTCCAGGAGATCATCGACACCTGCGACTTCTTCATCGGCGAGGGGCGTCGCCTCTACGGGCAGACCGTGCCGTCGGAGATGCCGGACAAGCAGCTGTTCACGTTCCGCCGCCCGGTCGGCGCCGTCGCGGTGATCTCGGCCGGCAACTTCCCGGTCGCCGTCCCTTCTTGGTACATCGTGCCCGCCCTGCTCTGCGGCAACACCGTCGTCTGGAAGCCCGCTGAGTACTCCGCGGTCTGCTCCGACGCCTTCTATGAGATCTTCGCCCACGCCGGCGTGCCGGACGGCGTGCTCAATGTCGTGTACGCCGATGGGCCCGACACCTTCGCGGGGCTCGAGCAGTCGCTGATCGCCGGGTTGATCGACAAGGTCGGGTTCACCGGTTCCAGCGAGGTCGGGACGCGGATCGGCGAGCTGTGCGGGCGCCACCTGCAGACCGCGTGCCTCGAGCTCGGCGGCAAGAACCCAATGGTCATCACGGAGGACGCCGACCTCGATCTGGCCGTCGAGGGCGCGCTGTTCTCCGGCTTCGGCACGGCCGGTCAACGCTGTACGTCGCTCGGCACGGTGATCGTGCACGAGTCCGTCCACGATGAGTTCGTACGCCGCTTCAGCGCGGCCGTCGCTTCGGCGGCCATGGGCGATCCAACGCAGGACGTGTTGTTCGGGCCCCTGCTGGACGAGAAGTTCGCCGCCGGCTTCGAGAAGTCGCTGGGCTGGATCGCGGCGCACCACCAGGTCATCGGCACCACCGGCCGGGTCGGCGCGGACAACCCGCGTGCCGGTTTCGTCGGATCACCCGAGGCCGGGTTGTTCTACCACCCGGTCGTCGTCGACGGCGTGCAGCCTGATGACGAGTTGTTCCTGAACGAGACGTTCGGCCCGATCGTCGGTATCACGACGTATCGGACGCTCGACGAGGCGATTGCCCTGGGCAACAAACCTGGTTACGGTCTGTCCAGCTCGATCTACACCACCGACCCGAACAAGGCCTTCCGGTTCGCGCAGGGCATCTCGGCCGGCATGGTCAGCGTCAACAACTCGACCTCCGGCGCCGAGGCGCATCTGCCGTTCGGCGGTAACGGCAAGTCCGGGAACGGCTCGCGGCAGAGCGGTATCTGGGTGCTGGACCAGTTCACCCGTTGGCAGTCGATGAACTGGGACTACTCGGGCAAGTTGCAGAAGGCCCAGATGGATACCGAGACGGTCGAGGCCGATCTCGCCTTCCGGCTGGCCTGA
- a CDS encoding NAD(P)/FAD-dependent oxidoreductase, with amino-acid sequence MSTPLPSRADVVVVGGGVMGTSIAFHLAEAGVRDVVLVERDSLGSGSTCKAAGGVRANFSDRLNIALGARSLDLFHQFAERPGQEIDLRTPGYLFLLSRPEDVALFEASTTLQNEAGLPTRMISPAEAHRLSPLISTDGLLAACFSPSDGHCTPESVVLGYAAAARRLGAVLRTGCEVLDIDAVGNEIRRVVTNQGVIETSTVICVAGAWSASVAAMAGVELPVTPLKRQVLITEAIPGLPPELPMTIDFSSSFYFHGEGQGLLLGMSDPDQPPGFDLAQTDTWLPGLTSAMERRAPAILDAGVASGWAGLYEITPDHNALIGEAEGVNRLLYATGFSGHGFLQGPAVGEVIRDLYLGRTPFVDVTPLDVRRFHNTTQRRELNVV; translated from the coding sequence ATGAGCACCCCGCTGCCCTCCCGCGCCGACGTGGTTGTGGTCGGCGGCGGGGTGATGGGCACGAGTATCGCGTTCCACCTGGCAGAAGCCGGCGTTCGCGATGTCGTACTGGTGGAGCGCGACAGCCTCGGCTCGGGCTCGACCTGCAAGGCCGCTGGTGGCGTCCGGGCCAACTTCTCCGACCGGCTCAACATCGCCCTCGGCGCTCGCAGTCTGGACTTGTTCCACCAGTTCGCGGAGCGGCCCGGGCAAGAGATCGACCTGCGGACTCCGGGCTATCTCTTCCTACTATCGCGGCCGGAAGACGTCGCGTTGTTCGAGGCGAGCACCACTTTGCAGAACGAGGCTGGTCTACCGACCCGGATGATCAGCCCGGCCGAGGCCCACCGCTTGTCCCCGTTGATCTCGACCGACGGTCTACTCGCCGCCTGCTTCTCGCCGTCGGACGGGCACTGCACGCCAGAATCGGTCGTCCTCGGGTACGCCGCCGCCGCGCGCCGCCTCGGCGCCGTACTGCGCACCGGATGCGAAGTGCTGGATATCGATGCCGTGGGCAACGAAATCCGGCGGGTCGTCACCAACCAGGGCGTGATCGAGACGTCTACCGTGATTTGCGTGGCGGGCGCTTGGTCGGCGTCTGTTGCGGCGATGGCCGGGGTCGAATTGCCCGTCACGCCGTTGAAGCGGCAAGTGCTGATCACCGAGGCGATACCGGGGTTGCCGCCCGAGTTGCCGATGACGATCGACTTCAGCAGCTCGTTCTACTTCCACGGCGAAGGGCAAGGCCTACTGCTCGGCATGTCCGATCCAGACCAGCCGCCCGGATTCGACCTCGCGCAGACGGACACGTGGTTGCCGGGCCTAACCTCGGCAATGGAACGACGCGCCCCGGCGATCCTCGATGCGGGCGTGGCGTCGGGATGGGCTGGCCTCTACGAGATCACGCCCGACCACAACGCGTTGATCGGCGAGGCCGAAGGCGTCAACCGCCTGCTCTACGCGACGGGCTTCTCCGGCCACGGCTTCCTGCAAGGCCCAGCCGTCGGCGAGGTTATCCGCGACCTCTACCTAGGCCGTACCCCCTTCGTCGACGTCACCCCGCTCGACGTCCGCCGCTTCCACAACACCACCCAACGCCGCGAACTCAACGTGGTCTAA
- a CDS encoding alpha/beta fold hydrolase encodes MRRSAAVDGFELAYDRVGSGSPVVLLHGWPGDRTDYRALVPLLGDRDVVVPDLRGFGASGKHEADPAEQYSAIGQARSVAGLIDELGLERPVVVGYDVGSRVAQAIAKARPELVARLVIAPPVPGIGSRVFGVQPQREFWYQAFHQLDLAEQLVDGKPEAVRAYLSYFWQHWSGPGYTPSEADLDHLVEVYAEPGAFVASLNWYRAGSGAVATSAAETTPAREERIAVPTTVLWPEFDPLFPREWSDRLDDYFADATLEFVDGVGHFAPLEYPERLAEAILDPR; translated from the coding sequence ATGAGGCGGAGCGCGGCGGTTGACGGGTTCGAGTTGGCGTACGACCGGGTTGGTAGCGGGTCGCCGGTGGTGTTGTTGCATGGGTGGCCGGGGGATCGGACCGACTATCGCGCGTTGGTGCCGTTGCTCGGCGATCGGGATGTTGTGGTGCCGGATCTTCGGGGATTCGGGGCGTCCGGCAAGCATGAGGCCGATCCCGCCGAGCAGTACAGCGCGATTGGCCAGGCGCGGAGCGTTGCCGGGCTGATCGACGAGCTGGGGTTGGAGCGTCCGGTGGTCGTCGGGTACGACGTTGGTAGTCGTGTCGCGCAGGCGATCGCGAAGGCCCGGCCGGAGCTGGTCGCAAGGCTGGTCATCGCGCCGCCCGTGCCGGGGATCGGGTCGCGGGTGTTCGGGGTCCAGCCGCAGCGGGAGTTCTGGTATCAGGCGTTCCATCAGCTGGATCTCGCCGAGCAGTTGGTCGACGGCAAACCCGAGGCCGTGCGGGCGTACCTGAGCTACTTCTGGCAGCACTGGTCGGGCCCTGGCTATACCCCGTCCGAGGCGGATCTGGATCACCTGGTCGAGGTGTACGCCGAGCCGGGCGCGTTTGTCGCCTCGCTCAACTGGTACCGCGCCGGCTCGGGCGCCGTTGCCACCTCGGCGGCCGAAACGACGCCCGCCCGGGAGGAGCGGATCGCCGTACCCACCACTGTTCTGTGGCCCGAGTTCGACCCGTTGTTCCCGCGCGAATGGTCCGACCGGCTGGACGACTACTTCGCCGATGCCACGCTTGAATTCGTTGACGGAGTTGGCCATTTCGCGCCGCTGGAGTACCCCGAGCGCCTGGCCGAGGCCATCCTCGATCCGCGTTAG
- a CDS encoding ABC transporter substrate-binding protein — protein MIRTNRLTGGVVGLVAFALVLAGCGSAEQQPDSGVGDTDVATGGRLFATADQETAKLGSDAEAGVFPRTVKHALGEAKLDKKPERVVVLDSGELDAVLSLGVTPVGMGVNTGQIGVPAYLADKASGIQAVGTVSDLNLEGIAKLKPDLILGSKLRANDLYDELSAIAPTVFSIRPGFPWKEDFLLAAEALGEETKAVQVLNDYQKRANEVKAKVTGSPTISLVRFRPGGTIRLYGNKSFIGVILKDIGLPRPKIQDVEDLAVEISEENITQADADRLFWSTQSGAKDSAEQKVVNGKLWSALKVVKAGKAVHVDDEVWFLGLGPLGAQATLTDLEKYLTTP, from the coding sequence GTGATCAGGACCAATCGTTTGACCGGTGGCGTTGTCGGTCTGGTCGCTTTTGCGCTGGTGCTGGCCGGCTGTGGTAGCGCCGAGCAGCAGCCGGACTCGGGTGTCGGCGATACCGACGTGGCGACCGGTGGCCGGTTGTTCGCGACCGCCGACCAGGAGACGGCCAAGCTCGGTTCGGACGCCGAGGCGGGCGTCTTCCCGCGTACGGTCAAGCACGCGCTCGGCGAGGCCAAACTCGACAAGAAGCCGGAGCGGGTCGTCGTACTCGACAGTGGCGAGCTGGACGCCGTCCTGTCGCTCGGCGTCACCCCGGTCGGCATGGGCGTCAACACCGGCCAGATCGGCGTACCGGCCTACCTCGCGGACAAGGCCTCCGGTATCCAGGCAGTCGGCACGGTCAGCGACCTCAACCTCGAGGGCATCGCCAAACTCAAGCCCGACCTCATTCTCGGCAGCAAGCTCCGGGCCAACGACCTGTACGACGAGCTGTCCGCGATCGCGCCGACCGTCTTCAGCATCCGCCCGGGCTTCCCCTGGAAGGAGGACTTCCTGCTCGCCGCCGAGGCGCTGGGCGAGGAGACCAAGGCGGTCCAGGTGCTGAACGACTACCAGAAGCGCGCCAACGAGGTGAAGGCCAAGGTCACCGGCTCGCCGACGATCTCGCTGGTGCGTTTCCGCCCGGGCGGCACGATCCGGCTGTACGGCAACAAGTCCTTCATCGGCGTCATCCTCAAGGACATCGGGCTTCCGCGCCCGAAGATCCAGGATGTCGAGGACCTCGCGGTCGAGATCTCCGAGGAGAACATCACCCAGGCCGACGCCGACCGCCTCTTCTGGTCCACCCAGTCCGGCGCGAAGGACTCGGCCGAGCAAAAGGTCGTCAACGGCAAACTCTGGTCCGCCCTCAAGGTCGTCAAAGCAGGCAAAGCCGTCCACGTAGACGACGAAGTCTGGTTCCTAGGCCTAGGCCCCCTCGGCGCCCAAGCCACCCTCACCGACCTAGAGAAATACCTCACCACCCCCTAG
- a CDS encoding LacI family DNA-binding transcriptional regulator: protein MQNRPARSARVTITDVGAAAGVSPATVSRVLNGTARVDSSLALRVQQAVAELGYRPNAAAQGLARGQWETIGVLVPDLANPYFPDVLKAVSAVARSHGRRMLVMESDEDPSVEHDLVEDLMRCCDGVLLCSPRMTRAELAELAARDHPMVLFNRVVPGLSVPSISVDFHGGMTAICGHLAQLGHRRAVYLAGPPASWANAERIRAFSGAKAFGLEVTVVPCGSTSQAGYDEVAGVLGEGVTAIVTYNDLVAFGALMRLRELGVDVPGEVSVTGFDDISLDRVAHSNLTTVSVPRDQLGRQAGEMLELLLTEGYDAEPRYLPMELRVRDTTGSSVR from the coding sequence GTGCAGAACCGGCCGGCGCGATCCGCCCGCGTCACCATCACCGATGTCGGCGCGGCCGCCGGCGTATCCCCGGCCACCGTTTCGCGCGTCCTCAACGGAACGGCCCGAGTCGACTCCTCGCTCGCGCTTCGCGTGCAACAAGCCGTCGCCGAGCTCGGCTACCGGCCGAACGCCGCCGCCCAAGGTCTCGCCCGAGGCCAGTGGGAGACGATCGGCGTGCTGGTGCCCGATCTCGCCAATCCGTACTTCCCCGACGTGCTCAAGGCCGTCTCCGCCGTCGCCCGATCGCACGGGCGCCGGATGTTGGTGATGGAGTCCGACGAGGATCCGTCGGTCGAGCACGACCTCGTCGAGGACCTGATGCGCTGCTGCGATGGCGTCCTGCTCTGCTCGCCGCGGATGACGCGTGCGGAGCTCGCCGAGCTCGCCGCGCGCGACCACCCGATGGTGCTGTTCAACCGGGTCGTACCAGGCCTGTCGGTGCCGTCGATCTCGGTCGACTTCCACGGCGGAATGACCGCCATCTGTGGACACCTCGCCCAACTCGGCCACCGGCGCGCGGTCTACCTGGCCGGGCCGCCCGCCTCGTGGGCCAACGCCGAACGCATCCGCGCCTTCTCCGGCGCGAAGGCCTTCGGTCTAGAGGTGACCGTGGTGCCCTGCGGTTCGACCAGCCAGGCCGGGTACGACGAGGTCGCCGGCGTCCTTGGCGAAGGCGTGACGGCCATCGTGACGTACAACGATCTGGTGGCATTCGGCGCGCTGATGCGGCTGCGCGAGCTCGGTGTCGACGTACCGGGTGAGGTGTCGGTGACCGGGTTCGACGACATCTCGCTGGACCGGGTGGCCCATTCGAACCTCACCACGGTGTCCGTGCCGCGGGACCAGCTCGGGCGGCAGGCGGGGGAGATGCTCGAGCTGCTGCTCACCGAGGGGTACGACGCTGAGCCGCGGTATCTGCCGATGGAGTTGCGCGTCCGGGATACGACCGGTTCGTCGGTTCGTTGA
- a CDS encoding ABC transporter substrate-binding protein gives MKALRRAATLTLTVALTTALIAACGTDPDGPNASSNGQITLKIWDFSAEQVDFHKAVAAEYHKSNPKVKIEWRSITQDEYAKTLPLAFQSKQAPDIFYWSDGGPMNMGQLLTQQWIKPLHPSGKPPEDFLKRWPAGSFIEGINQSDGKTYGFPFSENLYWGPGYMYLNKQVFQEAGLDTNNPPKTWSELKAACAKVKASTKSECIASPSKGRELQRIYFALASGVRSDLFFDLKTGKFALDDAPALKTFEFIQDLNNNGYLAPGTNDKNFSRQQFAANQAAIYFDGTWMPSVWKSQGFSNDKYAVAPHPNPDAGATGALSRQQDGNKYWISSQTPNHQQAWDFLNWMTDPEGYFVKEYYNQGFGTLAFTDNKKMVTDPAIQQIMKIAETPGFRVNVPVPVLKCPDIAKSKAYLEATGKRPSGEYEAMVEALVGKKPLAPLASALVQERQTTFENKLKEEAAAGLKVSKDCYTFPDWDYTADFGLDKYKR, from the coding sequence ATGAAGGCACTACGCCGTGCCGCCACACTCACGCTGACCGTGGCCCTGACGACGGCGCTGATCGCGGCCTGCGGCACGGACCCGGACGGTCCGAACGCGAGCAGCAACGGCCAAATCACGCTGAAGATCTGGGACTTCTCCGCCGAACAGGTCGACTTCCACAAGGCCGTCGCGGCCGAGTACCACAAGTCGAACCCGAAGGTGAAGATCGAGTGGCGCTCGATCACCCAGGACGAGTACGCCAAGACGCTGCCGCTGGCCTTCCAGAGCAAGCAGGCGCCGGACATCTTCTACTGGAGCGACGGCGGCCCGATGAACATGGGCCAGCTGCTCACCCAGCAGTGGATCAAGCCGTTGCACCCCAGCGGCAAACCGCCGGAGGACTTCCTCAAGCGATGGCCGGCCGGTTCCTTCATCGAGGGCATCAACCAGTCGGACGGCAAGACGTACGGATTCCCGTTCTCGGAGAACCTCTACTGGGGTCCCGGCTACATGTACCTCAACAAGCAGGTCTTCCAAGAGGCCGGACTCGACACGAACAACCCGCCGAAGACCTGGTCCGAACTCAAGGCGGCCTGCGCCAAGGTCAAGGCCAGCACGAAGTCGGAGTGCATCGCGTCGCCGAGCAAGGGCCGCGAACTCCAGCGCATCTACTTCGCCCTCGCCTCCGGCGTACGGTCCGACCTATTCTTCGACCTCAAGACGGGCAAGTTCGCACTGGACGACGCCCCTGCGCTGAAGACGTTCGAGTTCATCCAGGACCTCAACAACAACGGCTACCTGGCCCCGGGCACGAACGACAAGAACTTCTCCCGCCAGCAGTTCGCGGCGAATCAAGCGGCCATCTACTTCGACGGCACCTGGATGCCGAGTGTGTGGAAGAGCCAGGGGTTCAGCAACGACAAGTACGCCGTGGCGCCGCACCCCAACCCGGACGCTGGTGCAACCGGTGCGCTCTCGCGGCAGCAGGACGGCAACAAGTACTGGATCAGCTCGCAGACGCCCAACCACCAGCAGGCCTGGGACTTCCTGAACTGGATGACCGATCCCGAGGGCTACTTCGTCAAGGAGTACTACAACCAGGGCTTCGGCACCTTGGCTTTCACGGACAACAAGAAAATGGTCACGGATCCGGCCATCCAGCAGATCATGAAGATCGCCGAGACGCCGGGCTTCCGCGTGAACGTGCCGGTGCCGGTGCTGAAGTGCCCGGATATCGCCAAGTCCAAGGCCTATCTCGAGGCGACCGGCAAACGTCCGTCGGGTGAGTACGAGGCGATGGTCGAGGCCTTGGTCGGCAAGAAGCCGCTGGCACCTCTCGCGAGCGCCCTGGTCCAGGAGCGGCAGACGACGTTCGAGAACAAGCTCAAGGAGGAGGCGGCGGCCGGGCTGAAGGTGTCGAAGGACTGCTACACCTTCCCCGACTGGGACTACACCGCTGACTTCGGGCTGGACAAGTACAAGCGCTGA